CgcagttatcattttttaagaatcaaacagaaacttggttaagtgcagtcctcggaccacaaaccttgtggaaattgatgtcttgtcatttgttaaacagaaccttagttatgtcgggtcttcggacctcctactttggaaaaattaacatttgaagttacaattttaagaatcaaacagaaacttggttaagtgcagtcctcggaccacaaaccttgtggaaattgatgtcttgtcatttgttaaacagaaccttagttatgtcgggtcttcggacctcctactttgggaaaattaacatttgaagttacaattttaagaatcaaacagaaacttggttaagtgcagtcctcggaccacaaaccttgtggaaattgatgtcttgtcatttgttaaacagaaccttagttatgtcgggtcttcggacctcctactttgggaaaattaacatttgaagttacaattttaagaatcaaacagaaacttggttaagtgcagtcctcggaccacaaaccttgtgaaaattgatgtcttgtcatttgttaaacagaaccttagttatgtcgggtcttcggacctcctactttgggaaaattaacatttgaagttacaattttaagaatcaaacagaaacttggttaagtgcagtcctcggaccacaaaccttgtggaaattgatgtcttgttatttgttaaacataaccttagttatgtcgggtcttcggacctcctactttgggaaaattaacatttgaagttacaattttaagaatcaaacagaaacttggttaagtgcagtcctcggaccacaaaccttgtggaaattgatgtcttgtcatttgttaaacagaaccttagttatgttgggtcttcggacctcctgctttggaaaaattaacatttgaagttacaattttaagaatcaaacagaaacttggttaagtgcagtcctcggaccacaaaccttgtggaaattgatgtcttgtcatttgttaaacagaaccttagttatgtcgggtcttcggacctcctactttgggaaaattaacatttgaagttacaattttaagaatcaaacagaaacttggttaagtgcagtcctcggaccacaaaccttgtggaaattgatgtcttgtcatttgttaaacagaaccttagttatgtcgggtcttcggacctcctactttgggaaaattaacatttgaagttacaattttaaggatcaaacagaaacttggttaagtgcagtcctcggaccacaaaccttgtggaaattgatgtcttgtcatttgttaaacagaaccttagttatgtcgggtcttcggacctcctactttgggaaaattaacagttgaagttacaattttaagaatcaaacagaacctcagttatgttgggtcttcggacctcctgctttggggaattttacttttgaagttataacctttaagaatcaaacggagaattggttaagtcttgtcTTCTGACCACAACTTTTATCAAAGTCATTCtcttattatgtctggatgttaatgcgttactgtttattaactcggatcttacatcttactagaaacagaactatgcattacaagggtttaatcgttatatgaggccctctcttcttcttaatcgaggcattgttcaaatatattagccatgtcaccttttattgaatctttaataatatacgcatgattatgtggaagttatgattgtgcaatccttggagttagatttgtgtaCTCTGAGAAATTTTTgctatgacttaatgggaaacttttgtaataagtacaaaaagaataaagtaaaaatagatataaCCCAAGtaaaaagcaaacgaaattgttcttcattaatctgttaaatgtacattacatatatataattcaaaaatggaaaaagagaagccctaagctaaagTCCTAAGCTtgtggaggaggatcttgctgagaggtactggtaccctcggtctttctcaattccagctcaaagggagtcaagacttgctttcccttatctgctgtcttcattgaaaggacgttgggttccgctgtctggctcaagtccttctctgcatcccctcctccttctttctctttgtgggaaccagaaggttctgtaggatcaggaatctgctgtgggaccaccggaggaagagcaggaagagttgtctcgggggtaggagttgCAGCAGGAGCcccttcaatctcctgtatttccagaggaagccaaacgttctcggatttcctcagatccgaagatggaggaactcctgctacgtttaaagcttccccccatactttttgacagtattcccggcataaagccgcgaattcctctgtgagctgctcctctgtggttgctaccccttcatcgaaacttgcctgcttggcagcttgaagagagagttggaaggaactggcttcttccttcatcagcgccagttgctctttcagatccgagcactccctttgagcttgggagagctcttcatctctttcgcgaaggagcttgcgctgtccttctatctgggtcttcatggtcttcaagtttgactcgaccccatttttctctctcctcagatcagccacctctgaggtcaacttctcattctcagcaagggctgtgcccaaggacttctcagtttccatcctgatttcgagctcagttctggctaccttccgagtgtcttcaataaacttctcagctacaaagacctcctgaatagcctgtaacaaagtatggaGTTAGGAACAgtgaaaaacaaacttacttataaatattgttaaaagtggaatcttccgaAGAAagggagaaacacttaccagcgctaagtctctttttagggagaggaatagttgtggctggcccattttttccaaggtctccatgtccttgggcagcaggagagggcgttccaggacctcggccaggtggtgggcatggccttgttgaaccgcccttatactggactggcaggagatgggtgcgccgtccagtcttagatcgggggaccaggtggtcggtgctcggcgcacttcagcctcgtccctgaattccccgatttcaaccgagcgggccctacccttgcccttgtccaccttctgctgctgggccggggggagttgttgtcgtgatttcttggggtctttattaatcgtcccctcgttatcccccttcctcttcttctttggatcctcggctggaagttttggctcagctggaggagggggaggtggtaaggATGGGGGAGCTTGAGACGTCCCCTTCTTTTTCTCTGCCACTTTAGCAGCCctattggttaggagaccctccattcttcccatgtcttcttcaaattcgtcctcgggaagggcaaccacaaaccctgcaattccggaggcctcggtggcttcttcctcctcgttggaaagtaccacaaactggttcccgcgaggtctatcggtgtcttcgagatggaattgatctatctcgtcgtcaagtgtgtgtgaagaagacacctgctcttctggaacgatagttgcttgtgagtgcacagcAAGGGGAATTGCTGCTATAGGCCGGTTGTAtaaaatggtgttaggagcgtccgggaggtcgcggtcgtccagaaagtggggccgagctacgtttatcctccttcgtcttcAGTCGCCCgcgattatggcgttctctatctcctggaagtccgaggaaaggggattgtaccctagaatgaggtgagcggcccggagttgtaagtcttcgctaacgaacacctcggagcgaagtactcggtttagatttgcgatgttacagtgactcagacgaggacgcacgtgctgcttatctgcaaaaagacgtcaaaacaaacaaacttgatcagattcacacagatgtTTAACAACTTTAAGCaagtacgaatacgcatttctgtgtgtgttagaagaagtggtgttgtggggagattaatcctacggcatcgcacctggatccccccactgaactgggcagtggaagccgtcgtgccagttcccggacacgatcaagtagtcgtccttcatgcctttgtttgatttgggcagacaggagattagcctaacggtgctggaccgagacttaatataataacctaccttagaaagtttatgggactcatataggaacacgacatcgtgccatgtgaggtttaaacccatctgctcgtttagagcatctacactacccaaaactctaaaaacgtttgggaggcattgatcgggacacaactggtggttgcgaaggtactccctggttacaggtttcattggaagggtcatcccaccctctataaaggctatcataggaatgataacctctccctccttcctagaaccggccacggcttctgccgggcaatattctaaccctacgtcgctgggaatacggtatttggccctaaagccttccatcccagcggcggtatcaactagacacttgaattttcccattacagaggaacgatagactaaactctaaaagggagagtgtttgtagtgatagccgaggacaaatatcgaggagaaaaggttaagagtaggagcaagaacttacaaggttgaaggtgtgcaaatctccacggttttctgcaagtaaggtatgatggctgatgtcttgatgggattaccccctgaggaattaaatgaaggcgcaggttcccgaagcgtcacgacgtgcgaaaaggcggcctcgaaattatatttgtcccgcctaaaatttcgtggagtaatgagggccgttggatgtccatctcaccgttgaacgtgagggtcaaagtgtaactggcagtaataaatacgcgcgttgttcaaaataaaaccgccaaatggcattttctgggacgcgaaacgatttccacacgtgccattactcGCAAAGTGAGtagagtaggttctcgtcggatcaaaaccctatttttctcctcggacgttgaaaattagagttttgaggggctattgtgtggggcaaaaagatcctgatgggaacatgggccttttgggtcGTGTTagagaaggccgacctgatcctgggtttagaatttgttagtactatgggtcggcccatacgccgaggatccgaggaaccagccgagggtgactttaccctcggatgaacaccgaagaactcgggatttcatagtaaagattaggggatgacacggttaaagccaatggttaagaggggtgagccctagaacgccccagaagcaccggtgttgaagaaatgtcaaagataaaggctgctgcctccacattaaagaccctgcacctaccaccctggccgcatttatggggaagtgacacctgaacagtggaagagaaacttctggttactattcaaaggcactgagaaaagaaatatctaggctaagggggaggtgaggcaacacgtgtacaaagcattcaaaagagtagtatttaaagagcaatctaagacaggaaaagaggacggactttttgtaacctaaaaagaaaaaaggctaagtgtaagatataatataagaacagctctcggcttacgtctgaggaggttgatttacaatattccttgttgttttcaagtgttaacaatctttgacttgtcatttaatcctcacacacttctaacctgggtttcaagcccacactctacaaattcatattgtttaaggctcattgggcctgagcccataactgttcttgggaccaggtgcaattgtgcacttacaggttCCTTCTTGGTTTAATTATTCTATggaaaaatttaatatttgatttcgattgcaaatatatatttgatttcactcaTTAGAACTTATATCTGctgtatttagttattttgttgTAGCACGTTTTATCACGTTTGTTGCATTAGTTGTCCTGCTGTGATATCTTTACTTGTTGTACTAGTTATTCTGTTGTAGcacttttttattatgtttaccGTGTTAACTATTATACTAGCTAAACATTTTCTGCTGAAACTAtcttatttctttgttattacGTGTTTTACTTTTGACACAAACTAATCATTATCCTGCCATAAGTATATGTATACATATATCTTGTTTCTCATGTTctgcaaaatatattttatagatgTATATGTGAATACGTATAGGTATATTAATACGTATAAGAattgtgtatgtatatatttgagaatatgctaacccatgtaaCCTAACGTTTACTCgattgatattttctttgggttttagatttgtttatgtgcAGGAAGTAGAAAATTATTTCTGtagtaaaaaatgaagagtagtcATTTACATTGCATAGAGCTTTATTGCACGGCAGAAGACTTTAATGCACAACAGACAGCCTTTCTGCACAGCAGGAGGCTTTACTACACAACAGGAGGCTTTATTGCACAACAAAAGGCTTTAATGCATGACAGAAAGCTTTACTGCACAGTAGAAAGCTTTATTGCACGACATAAAGCTTTACTTCACAGTAGAAAGCTTTATTGCACAGCAGAAAATTTTACCGCACAGCAGAAAAGTCAACCCTATGGCAGAAACTGGAGAAAAGTTCTTTCTGCGGATAAAACAGAGAATATGCCCACTTTGTAGCGTCTTCTCTTGGACTTGGACTCAACGTTTGTGCACAAACTAGCAACAACAAAATGGTACTTTGGAGCCCATTCTGCGAAGCGCCTTGCCCAACTTCCTTCTTAGAAAAAGTCTAGATTAAGCATTGTCCAATAATATCAAGACGCGTGTTTAAGGTACAAAAAACGTAAAAAGAACCATCGACAGAGTGATACACAATGATTAGTGTAATATCATGTTTGTATATAATTGAGAAAATGTGAACGGGGTATTGCCTAAATTGCCTGGAAATTCAGGCGATGCCCCATTCACATTTTGCTAATGAGGAAGACAGAATCATTTGGAATGCAACAGCCAATAGGAATTTTAATCTTAGCTCTGCATATATCCTTGCCAATGGGGAAGCTCCTCaattttttaatggtaaatGGATATGGAAGCTAAAGGTGCTGCCAAGGATTCAATCCTTTATTTGGATGTGTTTTCATAACACCATAACAACCCGAGAAAGACTAGCTTCTAGAGGGCTATAAGTGGACACGGTCTGCCCAATGTGCAATCTCCATCCAGTGACTATTATCCATTTGCTGAGGGATTGTCATGTAGTTGCAAATCGTTGGTAGAGTCTCGGAATGGGCGTCTTAAGctctaattttttctctttggaCCTTCATAGTTGGCTGGAAAACAAGTGTAAAACGACTTTTACCTCAAACCACCTCCAGATCTCTTGGAGTGTTATTTTTGCCGTTGGAATATGGTCTCTATGGAACCATTGTAACATGGTGGTATTTAAGAATATGCCTGCTAGTCAAACCATTCACAGAGATATTATTCATAGGGCAGTGGAGTACGCTCATGTTGCTTAGAATACCATAACTAGACAACCATGGATTGAAAGGAATATTCGATAGGAAGGGCCAAATAGGAGCTGGTATAAGCTGAACACAGATGATTCTTCATTAGGTAAACCCGATATGGCTAGTGGAGGCGGCATTCTTCGCAGTGAGTCGGGAAACTGGATTAAAGCCTTTACAAGGAAGATTGGGATAGCCACTAGCTTTGTTGCGGAACTAGGAGCTCTTAGGGATGGTCTCAACATGTGTTTGAATATGCAAATTAGTGCTCTTGAAATTGATTTGGATGCAAAAGTAGTTGCCGATTTGATGTGTAATGTTGAAACCTTGAAGACTGATAATGCTTCTATTGTGGCTGATTGCAGGCTTCTCATCTCCCATTTTCCTCAAGTCAAAGTGTCCCACTGCTATCGTGAAGCTAACCGTTGCGTCGATGCACTGGCTAGATTAGGGTGCTCCCAAGTCCCTGATTTTATGTACCTTAATGCCCCTCCCCATTGTATTTTGAATgctcatcttttttatttgtatggGCTATCTCAGATGAGGCTCTGCCCCCTTTCTAGAGTTTCTAGTTCTTTTTAGTTGAATGAAATTTCcagtttacaaaaaaaaaaaatatatatatatatatatatatatatatatatatatatatactcagcCCATTTAACCAAAGgccttgtagttgaattgacacATCCCGTGCACAAAGTGTTTGAGGGTCTAGAgaaaaaaggtttaaaaaaaaaaaaaaaaaaaaactcagtccACTTAAATCTTGTCTTGCATGACAAGGAATTGCCCCAGCATTAAATGGGGAGTAACCACTATTTGAACCTGCAATCTTGAATTTGACCCACCTAACTCTGTCTTGCATGAAATTGGACCACTGAGCCGTCTGAGCGCTAAATGGGAGGTATCACCATTTAAATCCACAATCTCGAATTTGCAAGGTGACGGAATGCAAGGGCTTCATGTCACTCTTCTTGTCCTTGGGTGATCAGACTGGTGATGTATACAAACGGGACTTCAAAATATGTAGATAGAAACCCACCACAGCAGATAAAAACCCTGTACCCACCAACACCTAGCCACTATTCCACACCAATAAAACCAACCGCAAAGATCACCATCAAATCCCCATGTCGGAAAGCTCCACTAAACGGTCCAGATCTTCCCACTTAGCACCATCCTATTGGCCAGCAATCACATCAACATTTTCAACACTTCAACCATTGGCCCACGTTGCGAGATCTCGGTGGCTCTCTCCCAAATTCCCCATattctattctctctctctatatatatatatatatataaatataatagtataaaacaaaaaaaaaaaaaacaaaaaatgagataaaTCAAAATCGACCACCTTAAATAAATGGCTCGTGGCCAAGACACTTGTCGATTCCACCATAGCCCAAGCTACTGAGACTGAGAAAGCAGCTTCGGACAcgacactctctctctctctctcccataCTACTTGCTCCCAAAATTTCgtacccaacaaaaaaaaaaaaaaaaaaaaggtaaaaacttAAAGcccccttctctttcttctttagttcataaacttattttttactctctctttctctcactctctttcttaAGTTATATTTGTTGttgggtagttttttttttttttttactactgcttttttacttctgtttttgttttcattattgtcttttatgataatttttttcgtttttttcttgaagtcatttcaaaaaaattttaatggaatatttgttaatattaaggagctttggttgttttattactttgtatactaagtttaggaaaaaataattggtTGTGAAAATCAGTTGCAGGAAAGGGAATTAGAAAtagggtagtttttttttttttttttgtggatgtTAATGTGGTTTTGGAGGTTTATCATGTTGTTTAAGATTTGAAAGTAACGACTTTGGCTTTGGTTTTGATGAATTTAATGGATATTGCGAGTCTAATGATGGAATGAATTAAAGTCtacaacttgtttttttttttttttttttataaatttttttggattataaGTTGGTGAATTTTGGATCTGAATGAAGTTGGAAAATATAGAGGACTATAGTGATCAACTATTTATTCTGATGTCATCTGTATGTAAGACAATATGTCCAGTTCTAGTGACTTCTGCTTTGTACTACATCAGATTTCTTTAAAATGAGATCTTATtcgaatttatttttttcatggtttcATTTGTTTCTAGCTTTAATTGAGCTTCTTCTCTAACATGGGATAAGGAATCTTATTGGTTTGTCAGTTTTGGCTTTTGAGGCTTTTGGTTGGACGTTTACTACTTTAGATTCTTCAACATGGGATTTTTATGTGATATTTTTTGTCTTCATGGTTCCAATAATCCAGgatgaaatttagaatttgggTTTGCTTACTCATATGGGGTTTCCAAActtaatttttggtaaaattcattggaagaatttattattgttactaTGCAGTTTGATGTTTatgggttttaattttattcactCTAGTCCATGGATGGATCTGAGTGTGTATTTTCTGCTTCACTGACCCaatcatttttcttgatttggtGAATTCTGGATCTGAATCTAAAGAAGCCAAGACAAAGCTAGCAAACAGAAAATTACTATTCTTGGTCTTCTCCAAGTGGATGATACTACATATAAGACATCTGCTTAATTAAGTCAACCTGTTGCCATTACttgaattttccaaaaaatggggTCTCACATAAACTTCAAGAACTTTGGTGATGCACCACCTGGGGAGGGGAAGCCACAGGGAAATTACTCCTTGGCCAGGCAGTCTTCTGTATACTCCttgacatttgatgagttccAGAACACCATGGGTGGATTTGGAAAGGATTTTGGATCCATGAACATGGATgaacttttgaaaaatatatggACTGCTGAGGAAATTCAAGGCATGACTTGTGCAGTTGGTGGgggtgagggaagtgtccatggTGGGAATTTGCAGAGGCAAGGATCTTTGACATTGCCACGGACAATTAGTCAGAAAACTGTTGATGAAGTTTGGAAAGACTTGATTAAGGAAAGTAGTgatggaggtggtggtggtgctaaAGTTGGAAATGGCAATGCCAATGGGGTATCAAATGCAAATGTGCCACAGAGGCAACCAACTTTGGGAGAGGTAACTTTGGAGGAGTTTTTAGTGAGAGCAGGAGTGGTGAGAGAGGATACACAACCAACTCTAAGGCCAAATAATAGTGTATTCTATGGTGAATTACCGCAACCAAATAATAACACTGGTTTAACTTTCGAGTTTCAACAACCAAATCGAAGCAATGGAGTCTTAGGTAATCGGGTCATGGAGAATAATAATTCAGTTCCTATTCAGCCTCCTAGTCTTGCAATGAATGTAGGTGGACTTCGATCTTCTCAGCAACAAATTCAGCAGCTGCAGCAGCAACAGTCACTCTTCCCCAAACCAACAACTGTGCCTTTTGCCTCACCGGTCCATCTAGTAAACAATGCTCAGATTGCTAACCCGGGAAGTAGGGGTTCAGTGGTTGGAGTTGCAGAGCCTTCTATGAATACTGCTTTAGTTCAGGGTGGAGGAATTGGCAGGGTCGGTTTAGCTCCTGGAGTTGTCACTAGCATTGCTGGATCTCCTGTAAGTCAGATATCATCAGAGGCAAAGAGTACTATAGATACATCATCATTATCACCAGTTCCATACGTATTTAGTCGAGGAAGGAAATGTGGTGGAGCTTTGGAGAAAGTAGTAGAGAGAAGGCAGAGGAGAATGATAAAGAATAGGGAGTCAGCTGCAAGATCACGGGCTCGTAAGCAGGTAAGCTTATGATTCATCACAACATGTATAGCAGTTAATTCACTCTCTATTATGTTTGCTTTTTTTATGCCAGCCAATTGTGTAATAAGAAATGAATCCTTGTAGCAAATATTTTGGTGTGGTTTAAAGTCCTATACTACTTTATATCCTTAAATACAGATAGAATGCTAGTGCACAGTGCAGAGCTACAGCTGATATgaagtttattttaatttatagtaCTCTATCAGTAGTCGTTTCAATCTGataattgagaaaatatatggCTTTAATTAATAGCAGCAGTAAAACTATAGTTTATGGAGAAAGTGAAACAATTTAAGGGTTTAATTAATAGCAGCAGTTTGTACACCCTAAGGCAAACTTTTGTGCAGTTCCTTTGCACATCCTATGGAGAAAGTGAAACAATAGGACCTTCAACAGCGTCAAACTTATATTAAATTTACTAAGTTCATGTTTCATGAGGTTTTAGTATAAGTGGATGCTTGTAGTAGGCAAGAGGACTTTCAACTGCTCTTcatttcttgattttgtttctCCTTAATTTCAGATAGTAATAATTGGAgatcttgtgtgtgtgtgtatttttactgctttattacttataaaaaaaattgatgaaagaaGAAACTGATGTGGCAGGACAACCtaggcttcaccacctagaACAGTCCCACGATAAACATTGCAGCCAATGGTTTCTAAAGCTACTATACAGATCTGGCTTTTAGGATCTGTATTAACTTGTGGCTTTTGGGAGACAATCGTCCACTTAGACAGCCAGTTTAACATAGATATCATAAATAGGAACAAAAGTAAATCTCTTCCATATTAACTTGGTTAATGTCTAAAGGCTAAATCATATTACTTAAGAAAAAATCCATATCATTGTGATTGTATTCATTTGAAAGTGAAGATATTTTGTTGGATCGTGTATCAGAAATGGCTTTATAAATTTATGAGATTTCGATTTTGTTTATAGAAGTTGATAATAAACTTCACTTTTGTCTTTTGAGTTTCTGGCAGGCCTATACCTTGGAACTGGAAGCAGAAGTTGCAAAACTTAAAGAAATGAACCAAGAATTACAGAGAAAACAggtatatttttaacaaaagtaaaaaaaatcttggtCATTTATCTGGTAATTTTGGTTTGGAGAGACCCAATTTGAACCTTATTCTGGTTTTTGCAGGAAGAAATTATGGAATTGGAGAAAAACCAGGTAGATGTCCTCTTTGAGTTGTTTCATTATCttacattttatatttgatacAGAGTATTCCATCAAACAACAAACACATTTTCATATTCccataactttaaaaaaattatgcactCTTTAGTGTTTCAATTAAGAAATCACTCTATTGTGTCCATGATCTTTGTTACAAGTTAGCAGGCTACATCAAAAGGGTATTTCTT
This portion of the Castanea sativa cultivar Marrone di Chiusa Pesio chromosome 7, ASM4071231v1 genome encodes:
- the LOC142643343 gene encoding ABSCISIC ACID-INSENSITIVE 5-like protein 5, with protein sequence MGSHINFKNFGDAPPGEGKPQGNYSLARQSSVYSLTFDEFQNTMGGFGKDFGSMNMDELLKNIWTAEEIQGMTCAVGGGEGSVHGGNLQRQGSLTLPRTISQKTVDEVWKDLIKESSDGGGGGAKVGNGNANGVSNANVPQRQPTLGEVTLEEFLVRAGVVREDTQPTLRPNNSVFYGELPQPNNNTGLTFEFQQPNRSNGVLGNRVMENNNSVPIQPPSLAMNVGGLRSSQQQIQQLQQQQSLFPKPTTVPFASPVHLVNNAQIANPGSRGSVVGVAEPSMNTALVQGGGIGRVGLAPGVVTSIAGSPVSQISSEAKSTIDTSSLSPVPYVFSRGRKCGGALEKVVERRQRRMIKNRESAARSRARKQAYTLELEAEVAKLKEMNQELQRKQEEIMELEKNQKLETMNRQWGGKRQCLRRTLTGPW